tattttatattaaataatattttatattatattaaaataataagacaGTCCCATGGTCATAacgaaatataataaaaatccttaGGTATTGGTGATTAACCAAGTTTTGAAAACACTCAAGTAATTTTTCAATCATGCATGCTTGCAGGGATGGCTTTTGACTTGCCATCAAATAGAGTAGGCACTCACTTATAAATTTCAATGGGTTAAGAACTAAATTTTAGAtaagttattaaataaattttaagcaaGAAGTGCACTGTACaaattttggtatacaacAATGGCCGATACGCCGCAGCAGCCCGCGTGGGGCTTAAAGATGTCGAAATTCTTTGTATTGCCTCAACGTTGGATCCTGGCCATCATGGGCTTCTTTGCCATCTTCAACGCGTACACCATGAGGGTTTGTCTCTCGCAGGCCATTACAGTGCTGGTGGTTAGGCAAAACTACACGGCCAAGGCAAAGGGCGAATCCATTTGTGAGCCGGACGAAGATAGCGCGGGTCCAGTGGCTCGCGAAGGCGGCAGCTATGAGTGGTCCGAGGAGAAACAGGGACTGATTCTGGCCTCGTTCTACATTGGCTACATTGTAACCCATTTGCCGGGCGGCATATTGGCCGATAAATTTGGCGGCAAGTGGACCTTGAGCCTGGGAATCCTTGCAACGGCTATATTTACTCTCATCACACCGGTATGTATTGTCTATGGCGGTGCCGATGCATTGATCGTCCTTCGAGTTCTCATGGGACTGGGCGAAGGCACCACCTTTCCCGCGCTGAGTGTCTTGTTGGCCGCCTGGGTTCCGGCAAATGAACGCGGTATGTTGGGAGCTTTGGTCCTGGGCGGTGGTCAGGTCGGTAGCATCGCTGGCAATTTGCTTTCCGGCTTAATACTCGACTCGATGGACTGGCCGTGGGTGTTCTACGTCTTTGCCATAATCGCCATCGCTTGGTTTATAATATTCACGTTGCTGTGCTTCAGTAGTCCCTACTCGCATCCATTTATCAAGCCAAGGGAGCGCGAGTTCTTGGCCCAGGAGATTCCGCCACGGGATAAGAACAAACCGAAGACGCCCTTCAAGGCCATCTTCACGAACGTGCCCATGTATGCACTGATTAGCGCTCAGATCGGTCACGATTGGGGATTCTACATCATGGTCTCCTACCTGCCCAAGTATATGGCCGATGTGCTGCGTTTCTCGATCAAGTCGAATGGACTGTACTCCTCGTTGCCCTATGTCACCATGTGGGTCATGTCGCTGGCCAGCGGCTGTGTGGCCGATCAGATGATTAAACGTAACTGCATGAACACTACGAACACGCGGAAACTGATGACGGGATTGGCCGCCTTTGGACCCGCTGTTTTCATGGTCGGCGCCTCCTATGCCGGCTGCAATCGCGCCCTGGTCGTCGCCCTATTTACCATTTGCATGGGTCTCATGGGCACCTACTATGCCGGCATGAAGCTAACGCCGCTGGACATGAGCCCCAATTATGCCGGAACTTTGATGGCCATCACCAATGGCATTGGTGCGATCACGGGCGTTATATCGCCCTACCTGgtgggcgttatgacaccgAATGCAACCCTGTTGGAGTGGCGAATTGTCTTTTGGGTGGCCTTTGCCGTGCTCGTCGTCACGGCGATTGTCTACTGCATTTGGGCCTCGGGCGACATACAACCCTTCAATGACGGCACCAACTCGAATAAGAAGAAGGAGGCTACATAATCTGGAGTTTTGTGAAATTCGATTTCCGTTCCTTGGAAATTTCTTATTTGGCTTCGATGATTAACAAAGTTGGCGTTTTCACtttgtattaatttatataacagttttttaaattttaaatttatcctgagctttgcttttatttccgaattaaaGCGAACTACTTTAAAACCATCTAAGTTTAGTTTTAGCTTTAAAAACCAGATACATATTGATGCTTTAATTTAAGCTGTccctttccaaaaaaaaaactttttgggTTTTACACACtcatgaataaataattttaataaaatgacaGCAGTGACATAGAGAATAGAAAAAAAGCAACAGAGACagcaataaaaaacatttcaaacaaaaatgtataatttatgTTTACATTAGAGCAAATGTTTCTATAGACACAGAAACCACACAATAagttgcatattttataaaaacgaaaagtgtcaaaaatttggTAAATGCCTTTTCCCAGTACAATTCAGTTGCAGCTGAGTCTATTTGTCATATTTATTACactaaaagaaattaaataatacgTCGAATGATAACGAAGATTAACTTTCAACATGATAATACTCTatggttatatttttttaagtcctATAAATAATGCGTTTTAGTAAGCCATGTTTTAATCAGTATCCCAAGTTTTCATATTCAATGTTGATGCCCTTTTATTTACACTgcttttattttcggtttttagaatgcatttatttgtttgttacgCGTTGATAATGCGAAATTTGCATATATTATGAGCCATGCTCCTGTTCTGGCCAATGAACCGCACTCCACTGCCTTCA
The genomic region above belongs to Drosophila takahashii strain IR98-3 E-12201 chromosome 2L, DtakHiC1v2, whole genome shotgun sequence and contains:
- the LOC108058221 gene encoding putative inorganic phosphate cotransporter, which codes for MADTPQQPAWGLKMSKFFVLPQRWILAIMGFFAIFNAYTMRVCLSQAITVLVVRQNYTAKAKGESICEPDEDSAGPVAREGGSYEWSEEKQGLILASFYIGYIVTHLPGGILADKFGGKWTLSLGILATAIFTLITPVCIVYGGADALIVLRVLMGLGEGTTFPALSVLLAAWVPANERGMLGALVLGGGQVGSIAGNLLSGLILDSMDWPWVFYVFAIIAIAWFIIFTLLCFSSPYSHPFIKPREREFLAQEIPPRDKNKPKTPFKAIFTNVPMYALISAQIGHDWGFYIMVSYLPKYMADVLRFSIKSNGLYSSLPYVTMWVMSLASGCVADQMIKRNCMNTTNTRKLMTGLAAFGPAVFMVGASYAGCNRALVVALFTICMGLMGTYYAGMKLTPLDMSPNYAGTLMAITNGIGAITGVISPYLVGVMTPNATLLEWRIVFWVAFAVLVVTAIVYCIWASGDIQPFNDGTNSNKKKEAT